A region of the Chryseobacterium cucumeris genome:
AAATTTTTAGAGCAAATTTTTATGCGGAATAAGTACGCATAAGTTTTGCTAAAATCTTTGATTTTCAACTTAGTGTGAACTTTTTTTGCAGCATCATTTTAAACTTGCTTCATTGAACTAAAATGTATTAATATATAAGCTTTTGTGACTTTTGTGGTTTGTAAAGTTTTAAAATTTATAAAAAACCTTTTTGAGCTATGCCCAAAAAGGTTTTCGATTGATTGAATGTTCAAAAATGCCAACTAACCAGGCATTCTATTAAAAATGTTGAAAGTTTTTCCCCAAATGCTCCTCTATCACAAAGAACGGATCTTCCGTAAGGGTGTGTGCTCTCATATCGATAAGACTTACTTTGCTCATCATACGAAGCATGATCCTTCTTTCACATGGCTGTTCTATACCGTCAATATTTCTTATTCCCGCACGGAAGGCCGATCTTCCATGAGCACATAAGTGATTATTAACAAGAATAACATCACCAGCCTGAGGAGTAAATCCTGAATAAATCAAATGTCGGGCTTCTTCCCAGAACTCATGCAGTGTATTCTGCGCTTCATCAGACTGTCTGATGCTGGAATTGAAAAGCTGTTCAGCAGCATCGAATCTCATGAAAGGAAGGCTGTAATTGCCATACAATACAGAATCCAGGGTTTCTTCTTCACTGTTTCCCGTTTCCAGGTTGGCATCTTTCGGAATTTTATAAATAGGATCAAAAAGAGCTCTGTACTTTTCCCCGATAGACTCATGAGAACGGATGGAATATAGCGTTGAAGGAACCTGCTCTTCGTTTCTCACATACATAAAGCTTAAAAAATCAGCCTGATGTTTCAGAAAAGCGTCTTCCGTATGGACATATAAATCTGTAGAAGATCCTGATCCTGTCTGTGTTTCTTTCATTTTTTCATCAGGAATGATGGCATGGATCAGTCCGCCGCCTTTACGCTGTGAATAATATTGTACCGGTTTTGATGGAAGTGCGCCATGGATAAGGGCACATGCAAAGCCATATAAATTAAATTTTGAATAATCGGCCGCCTGCCAGTTGGGAGGAGTAGAGCCTATATTCTCCTGATCGATATCCATGAGTCCGGTAAAGATCAGTGCACCATATTGATTTTTTGAAAAGTCACTCGCAAAATCAGCCGCTATATGCAAAATTCTCTCGGGTAAAAAATAAGACGCCAGCTGATGCACATGCTTAATAAAATCACGGTTTTCATAAGTGTCATACTTTTTCTGAAGATGCAAAGCCGCATCTTTTATCATTCTTCTTTCCTGAGAGGTAACTTCTATGACCGTAGGAAGCAGTTTTACCGCTGTTAAACAGTCTTTATCTAAAATTTCTGTAGAATTCATTAAAAAAAATTTGGTGTTAAATAATAATTTTTATCTTTGTTTTTAATTATTCTAAATAACAATAGTCGAGTCAAATTTAGTAATAATTATGCAATCACCAAATAAAATATAATAAAAAATGTAAAATTTAAAAACCTGACTATCAGATATATATAATCATATATCGAAAAAACCACAACAATTCAAAGATTAAAAAAATCACATTACAAAACTTTTATGAACAACAATTTAATATCCCTTGAAGAGCACGCAAGTACAACTTCACCCCACATTTCGGGGAATTTTGGGAATATTTTTCATCCTGACAATTATGATCATTATCGTAATGCTGTCAACAGTACTTTGGACCTGGTTCAGGAATTTCTTCACAGAAACAACAAACCTTTCAGCGGTATAGAAGCCAGAACAATGAAAGGAATGGTACAACAGATTGATCTAAATCAAAAATTATCCAACTATAATGAGCTTCTGGCAGAAGTAGATGAAATCTATGTGAAACATGCCACCGCTTTTCACCTCCCACAATATGTAGCTCATCTTAACTGCCCGGTAGTAATCCCGGCATTGGCAGGAGAAATCCTTGTAAGTGCTATCAATTCTTCTCAGGATACTTATGATCAGAGCGCGGGAGGAACCTTTATGGAAAGAAAACTGATCGACTGGACTGCGGGTCAGATCGGATACAATACCAATGAAAGCGATGGCGTTTTCACCGCAGGAGGCTCACAGAGTAATCTGATGGGATTGGTCATGATGCGTGACTGCTTTTCTCAGAAAAGATACAATCACAATATTAAAATGGATGGTCTGCCAGCGGAGGCAAGCCGTTTCAGAATATTCGTTTCCGATAAATCTCACTTCAGCAATCTGAAAAATGCATCCATTATGGGATTGGGTGAGAAAAGTATTGTTAAAGTTCCGACCGATGAACGTTTCCGTATGGATATTTCTCTTTTAAAGAAATACATTAAGAGGGAAGAGCAATTAGGAAATATTCCTATCGGAATTGTAGCGACAGCCGGAACTACAGACTTTGGAAACATTGATCCACTGGATGATATTGCCAATATTGCAGAACACTATAACATCTGGATGCACGTAGATGCAGCATATGGATGTGCCTTACTATTAAGTGAGAAATACCGTGACCTGATTAATGGTATTGAAAGAGCCGACTCTGTAACGATTGATTACCACAAGTCATTCTTCCAGCCGATCAGCAGCAGTGCTTTTATTGTTAAAAACAAAAAAGAACTGTTGATTCTTAAGCACCACGCCGATTATCTGAATCCGAAAGAAATGGATGAAGAAGAAATTCCGGCACAGATCAATAAATCCATTACGCAAAGTACCAGAAGATTTGATGCGTTAAAACTTTGGTTTACC
Encoded here:
- a CDS encoding TauD/TfdA family dioxygenase gives rise to the protein MNSTEILDKDCLTAVKLLPTVIEVTSQERRMIKDAALHLQKKYDTYENRDFIKHVHQLASYFLPERILHIAADFASDFSKNQYGALIFTGLMDIDQENIGSTPPNWQAADYSKFNLYGFACALIHGALPSKPVQYYSQRKGGGLIHAIIPDEKMKETQTGSGSSTDLYVHTEDAFLKHQADFLSFMYVRNEEQVPSTLYSIRSHESIGEKYRALFDPIYKIPKDANLETGNSEEETLDSVLYGNYSLPFMRFDAAEQLFNSSIRQSDEAQNTLHEFWEEARHLIYSGFTPQAGDVILVNNHLCAHGRSAFRAGIRNIDGIEQPCERRIMLRMMSKVSLIDMRAHTLTEDPFFVIEEHLGKNFQHF
- a CDS encoding pyridoxal phosphate-dependent decarboxylase family protein, with amino-acid sequence MNNNLISLEEHASTTSPHISGNFGNIFHPDNYDHYRNAVNSTLDLVQEFLHRNNKPFSGIEARTMKGMVQQIDLNQKLSNYNELLAEVDEIYVKHATAFHLPQYVAHLNCPVVIPALAGEILVSAINSSQDTYDQSAGGTFMERKLIDWTAGQIGYNTNESDGVFTAGGSQSNLMGLVMMRDCFSQKRYNHNIKMDGLPAEASRFRIFVSDKSHFSNLKNASIMGLGEKSIVKVPTDERFRMDISLLKKYIKREEQLGNIPIGIVATAGTTDFGNIDPLDDIANIAEHYNIWMHVDAAYGCALLLSEKYRDLINGIERADSVTIDYHKSFFQPISSSAFIVKNKKELLILKHHADYLNPKEMDEEEIPAQINKSITQSTRRFDALKLWFTLRMMGKEQLAEYTDTVIDLTKDAAAMISEDADFELLSDSDLSVLVFRYVNPEISDLNALNQYIKMKLFYSGEILVASTKVDGNFYLKFTFLNPITTTEDIHQILTTIKKHGKDFNSEK